In Campylobacter sp., the DNA window CTTTCGTAATATTCAACCGCAGGATGTATCAAATGATCAACTTGATATTCCAAAGAAGCCATACGGCATAGATTAACCATAAGCCCGCTTTTCCTAAATATCTCTTTTCCGTCAATTTGCATTTAGGTTTCCTTTTATTGGGATATAAACTTCATACTCAATCATAGTTGAAGTTTTCTGGTTTGTAGCCGAAAATATACAAAGTCTTCAAGGCTAGCTCTCTGACCTCTACCCATGATTTATTGTGATAGACCAAATAATCATAGGTATCTCCCTCTAGCAGGCTGTTATCTCTAAAATATTTATGAATAAGATCCGCAAGTTCTTTTAAGATCTCTCTTTCATAGGGTAAAAAACAGAATTCAAATTTTCCGTCAAGGGCTCGCTCGCATTGGCTACATAGTACTTCTGCCATCTCCGATGGATCTTCGTAGTATTCAGCCGTAGCATGCACCAAATAATTGACTTGATATTCTAAAGAAGCCATGCGGCATAGCGAATATAGCAATGGAGCTTTATAATATATACTTTCTTCATTCATTTGCATTTAAATTTCCTTTTATTGGGATGTGGGTTTTGCCCGCATTATATCGTAATATATTTTTAAAATTCTCGCAGAAATTATCATTTTATAAAACTACTATTTTAAAAGCGTAATTTGTTTTAAAGCCTTTTTCGCGCATCCCCTTAGATCCTCTTCACTTAATGAATCGCCTACCGTATCATCACCCCTCAACTCTTCGTCTGGTTCGAATTCATCGATGTCCGTAAGAAGTCTATTAAGCGGCTCATAATATTCATCGGGGAAATTTTTATCATTCATAAATTTATCCCAATATATCTTTTCAAATTCAAATACGTCGATTCTGTTTTGCAAAAAATCCTCTATTATTTTTATATATTCCTCTATCATTGACCCTCTTTCGGTATATTTTTAATCGCCCACCGCTTTAATACTTAGAACCGACCATAGATTACTACCTATATTCACGCCTTCGCATAAATTTTTTATAATTGTTAAGTCGTTAGAAGAAATTTCTAAATCATATTCATACATTTGAACTAAAAAATCTTCCAGCGCTATACCATATTCTCCAGCCTTAACCAGCTCTTCCAAATAAATTACAAAGTCGCACCGACCGACTCCAGCAAATTCATCTTTGTAATTACTGAATAAATTTAAAAATATCAGATCGCCGTATCTCATTCGCCACTTTTCTTAAATTTATTTCTCATAGCCGCCCATTTTTAGAATGCAAATTTAACACTACAAATTTCATTCCGTAATGAACTATCTATAAGAATCCGATACTGCCCAATGCTAGTAAGATGATAGAAATTCATCAAATATTCTTCCGTCATTTTTCCTCGCTTTAACTATGCTAACGTATATTTTCTTTAAATTCTAAAAATCAAATAAGCGTAGATTGACGCAAACTCGCCTTTATTAAATTTTAGTATAAATCAGACCAAAAAGGCACATACGGGCATTTTCCGACCGGCTTAAGAGGATTTTTACCAAATTCCCTCAAAAAGTAGTCATATAAATTTTTCCCATAATAAATGATATCGGTATAGTGTATAGATAAGACCGGCGGATCCGGTAATTTAAGACACGGCATATATCTATGAGAATATACGGGTATAATCTTAGGCGCAATTTTGGCTACTTCTAGTACAACGGCTCGCTTGCGAGATCCGTCTTCGGGCATCGGACCCCATTTTTGCGTATTCCAATAGCCCTCGTTTGGGAAAATTTCATCAATAGGATCGTTTTTTAAGTACTCAAAGACGTAGTTCATAGCCCGCTTTATCTCCTTTATATTTTCATCGCTAAAGTCTCTCCAATTATAAAGTTTTACCGAAATAGGCAATGTATATGATAAAAAATCTCTTAGGCTTTTTGGAAATTTAAACTCATAAATTTGCTCTATTTTGTCTATTTCGCTCTCTTTCAAACCATCGCTCAATTCTATGCCGCTCTTTTCTAGCAGCTCTTTTATTTGCTTATACATATTCTATTTTATCCTTATTAGGCTTTTAGTCGTAGTCGAAGTCGTCAAACTCATAACCAAAAATTTGGATTGTTTTTAGAGCTAATTCGCGTAGTTCGCAAAAGGTGCTATTGTGGTATATAAAATCTTCATAGTCTGTCATAGAAGCCTTTTCCTCTTCCTCCCAAAATTTTGAATCGCACTCCGTAAATTTATCTAGCATTTTGGCTATCGCTTTACGTTCCTCTATACTGAAATAAATTTTGTTTGATTCCGCTAGGGCTATTTTACAAGCACTTTCACAATCTTCTATTAAATCTATGCACAACAAATACTTATCAAGCATATATTTTTCTTGACACTCTAATGAGGCAAGGCAGCATAATTCTTTTAATAATCTTTCTTTTATCGACATTTTATTCTCCTAAATTTTATATCCCGTACCACTTCGTTACATCCCCCTCTTCGTCGATATCGACCTCTATGTATTTGTATTTATTGTAAAGGCTCGGAATCAAAATTTCGTCATAATATTTTTTGCCGCATTCTGCGATAAACATATACATATTATGATGGCACCACCGATTCGGCTCTTCCCAAAAAGCACCGTCTACGCGAGTATAATTTTTTAGAGGTTCGTATGGGCGAGCTATAAATTTATCTAAATTATAAAAGAAATTTTTTCTTAAAATTTTCCATTCTTCAAATTTTTTCATATTTAAATTTATATTGGCGCTAGTTTTATGTTTTATGTCGGTATCTATGAAATTATTTAGATAAAATTGCCCAAATAGCATTATTAAAATATCTCTTACATTATCATCGCATAAATTAAAATTATGAATTAATGCACTGGCGATAGAGTCGGTCTCATAGACTTCGGTGCTTTTCATTAGGCTAAACGCCTCAAGCTCATAAAAATCCAGTGGTCTTTTCCCGCTTGCGGCTTGAAAATCTTTAAAAATCTTAAATCTAAAATCTTCCGCTTCGCTAAAGAAATAGACGTATGGACTTAAATTTAGATTAAGTGCTTTTATTCTCATTTTATACCGTCCAAACTATTGTTTTTCGCATTTTAGTATTGTTTTGCATAATAAGCTCTTCCTTGCTGCGTTTCAGTCACGCCAAAGTATTTGCTATTTACACTGACCGGCTCATAACTTTTATCATCTCTTAAAATATTTAAAATTTCAGATTTATCACATATCTCTTTCATTTCTGTATCATAACCCCAATTTGAACTAAACAATCTTATATAACCTTGCTCGTATAAGAACAATAAAATTTCTTTCGCCACTTTAAGCGAATTGGCAACGTTAATAGAATTTAATTCCCAAACGATCTCCCATAAAGAGATATAATCGCCATCTTCGACTATTCCCGATAAAATAGTTAAAATCGTCTTTTTATTCATTTAAAACCGCATTTCCTTTTAATGGAATTTTAACTACCGCACCGTCTTTGCTATTTTTAGCACAAGAATCCGGCGTACAATTTTCATAGAAAAATTTGATTTTATAAAAATTCTCATCCCCTGATGCAACTGCCAATAATAAGCTTTTTATGCGACGAAATCTATCGAAAATATTCGGCTTTGTATCTTCTTGATATTCATACGTTTTAAAACATTCGCTTTTTGCGTCTATATCTACGTCGCGCCAACTTCCGTTTAGAAATATATCATTAGAGATAGAAATAATACCTTGCATTATTTCTGGGTCCAACTCTTTATTTTTATAATGCTGCAAAATCTTTTTTAAATCGGCTTCCAATTTCCAATACTCATCATCGGACCATAGATTATTATCTAAAATCATACCTATGAACGAATTTGCATCATATCTATCATCAAATGCGGTATTTCTATAAAAATTTACAAGATTCATTGCATTAATCCTTTGGAACATACCAAAAACCGCTATTGTCAAGCTTTTCTTTGAATGCGATGCTGTTGCAAAGAACCTTTAATCTTTCAAATCTATCATATATGCTAGGCGCCACGCCGTCGCTGTTTTTTGCACACAGCATATTGCTTACATAAATTTCCGATTTGTCCTCCACGCCGATAACATCATTAAATATTGCTATTATTGCGACGAAAATTTCTCTTGGAAGCGTTTTGTTATGATAAAAGCTCAAAATCTGCATTAAAGCTTTATCCAACTTCCAATAGTCGCAATCTGACCAAGTTTTTTGATAGATAAATTTTCCGACAAACGAATTGATGCTGAATTTATCAGAATTTGTTGAATTTCGGTATAAAAGCTCTAAGTCCATTAATCACCTATCCTTTTTTTCATTTCTTTATTAAATTTAGCCATCTTTATGGCAAATTTTCGTTTATAAAAATCGATTATTTTTTATTTGATAGCTCTTTAGATAGAATTTCTGAATTGGGATACAATTTTTTCAAAAATTCTATCTCTTCTTGATCTAGCTCATCTAAAACCTCTTCTATAGGTTTTTCGCTTAAAATTTTTCCATAAACCAAACTCAGCCTTTTATATGCGCGCGGGTTACCGTTCTTTTCAAATTGCCTTATTATAGCAATTCTGCACTCTTTTGTTATTTCGGAATCGCCCATAAAAAGATCTTTTATATCGCAAGAGGCGCTTTGCTCTTTATATAGATAAAATATCCACGCAAATAATATTATAGCGGCGGCAATAAAGTAAATTTTATTTTTCATGAAAGCTCTTATTCTTGTTATACCTTACTTATTTTTGGCTTTTTAGACATAAACGATCAATCATAGAATTTGCCGATTTGATTAGTGATAAAAGTGGTGTCCTGCGTTGGATTCGAACCAACGACCCCCTCATTAAAAGTGAGATGCTCTACCTACTGAGCTAGCAAGACATCGTAAGAAGTGGCGCGACGAATGGGGCTCGAACCCACGACCTCCGCCGTGACAGGGCGGCATTCTAACCAGCTGAACTACCGTCGCACCAAAAATCACACTCGCAGCGCAAGTGCTAAAGAAGTATGAAATCCAAGGATTTCAAAATGGTGGTCGCTGTAGGGATCGAACCTGCGACATCCACCTTGTAAGGGTGGCGCTCTACCAGCTGAGCTAAGCGACCGTTTGGGTTTAAAAAGAAATGTAATTATATATCTAATACGATTAATTTTCACTTAAACAATGATGAAAAGACTGAAATTGTGCTATACTTGCGACATAAAATTTTATCAAAGGCTCGGTAAATTTAGATGAAAAAGTTGGTTTTCGCCCTGTTTTTGGCGCTTCAAGCCCCCGCTTACTCGCCGAACGAGATCGTAAACGCCATCGCCGCAGTAGCGCAAAACGAAGGGGTAAAGCCTGAAATTTTATACACCATCGTCAAAATCGAAAGCGACTTCGAGCCCTACACGATCTCCTTTTTGACGAACAAAGCAAACGCCGATTATTTCGCAGGTCTGCGCAACCAAAATATCCGCATCAAAACAAGCAACTATAGCCTAAATTCCAGCAAATGGGTCGTTACTATCATACCGGCAAACGAAATTTACGCCGTGCAGATCGCCAAGTACCTCTACGAGGATGGCTTTAGCATCGACGTGGGGCTCGGGCAGCTAAACGCCGTAAATTTCAGCCAAAATGAGATCGATTATATATTTAATCCGATGTATAACCTCACCAAATGCGCCAAAATTCTACGCAAATGCTGGAATGCTAAAGACAAAAATATCAAAGACACGATCGAGTGCTACAACTACGGCATGCGCAAACGCTACTCAAACCCCTACTACAAGCGCTTTTACGAACATTACGAGAGATTTTTCGGTAAGCCCTATTAAGAGTTAGTAAAATTTCGCTAAAATCGCGCAAATTTTAAAAAAGGATATTTCATGATACTGATCGCAGGACCCTGCGTGATCGAAAGCCGCGAGCTGATAATGAAAGTCGCGGAGAGCTTACGCAAATTTAACGAAATGGACGGGGTGGAATTTTACTTTAAAAGCAGCTTCGATAAAGCCAACCGCACAAGCATCTCAAGCTTCCGTGGCCCGGGGCTGCAGCGCGGCTGCGAAATTTTAGCCGAAGTAAAGGAGAAGTTCGGCTATAAAATTTTAACCGACATCCACGAAAGCTATCAGGCGGAGCCCGCTGCGCGCGTCGCCGACGTACTGCAGATACCGGCGTTTTTGTGCCGCCAAACCGACCTGCTCGTCGCCGCAGCCAGCACGCAAGCGGTAGTAAATATCAAAAAAGGTCAGTTTCTATCGCCGCAGGCGATGAAACACAGCGTCGAAAAGGTGCTGCAAACCCGCAGCGCACGAGCTTATACCCCGCAAAGCGGCGCGGCATCTAGCGATACAAATGCCGCTCAAAACAGCGCCTGCTCCAGCAATGCCGAAATTTGCGGCGCGCAAAGCGGCGCCCGAAGCAGTGCAGATAGCAGCTCTTTTGCGCTAGGCGCGCAAAATTCTTGCGCCGCACGATCGGACGCGCAAAATTCCGCCCATGTTTGCGATGCTTCGAGTGCCGCGAATTCTGCTCAAAGCGCTGCGCAGCCAAGCGGCGAAGGTATGCACGATCTAGCGCGCCGTTACGGCGTTTGGCTCACCGAGCGCGGCAGTACCTTCGGCTATGGAAATTTGATCGTCGATATGCGCTCGCTGCCGATTATGCGCGAGTTTGCTCCGGTCATTTTCGACGCGACCCACAGCGTGCAGATGCCTAGCACCGGCACTACGAGCGGCGGCGACTCGCGCTTCGTGCCGTATCTCGCGCGAGCGGCAGCGGCCGTGGGCGTAGACGGCTTTTTTTACGAGACGCACCCTGATCCCGCCCATG includes these proteins:
- a CDS encoding Imm41 family immunity protein; amino-acid sequence: MDLELLYRNSTNSDKFSINSFVGKFIYQKTWSDCDYWKLDKALMQILSFYHNKTLPREIFVAIIAIFNDVIGVEDKSEIYVSNMLCAKNSDGVAPSIYDRFERLKVLCNSIAFKEKLDNSGFWYVPKD
- a CDS encoding transglycosylase SLT domain-containing protein, which produces MKKLVFALFLALQAPAYSPNEIVNAIAAVAQNEGVKPEILYTIVKIESDFEPYTISFLTNKANADYFAGLRNQNIRIKTSNYSLNSSKWVVTIIPANEIYAVQIAKYLYEDGFSIDVGLGQLNAVNFSQNEIDYIFNPMYNLTKCAKILRKCWNAKDKNIKDTIECYNYGMRKRYSNPYYKRFYEHYERFFGKPY
- a CDS encoding Imm41 family immunity protein, which codes for MNLVNFYRNTAFDDRYDANSFIGMILDNNLWSDDEYWKLEADLKKILQHYKNKELDPEIMQGIISISNDIFLNGSWRDVDIDAKSECFKTYEYQEDTKPNIFDRFRRIKSLLLAVASGDENFYKIKFFYENCTPDSCAKNSKDGAVVKIPLKGNAVLNE
- a CDS encoding phytanoyl-CoA dioxygenase, which encodes MNEESIYYKAPLLYSLCRMASLEYQVNYLVHATAEYYEDPSEMAEVLCSQCERALDGKFEFCFLPYEREILKELADLIHKYFRDNSLLEGDTYDYLVYHNKSWVEVRELALKTLYIFGYKPENFNYD
- a CDS encoding 3-deoxy-8-phosphooctulonate synthase, with amino-acid sequence MILIAGPCVIESRELIMKVAESLRKFNEMDGVEFYFKSSFDKANRTSISSFRGPGLQRGCEILAEVKEKFGYKILTDIHESYQAEPAARVADVLQIPAFLCRQTDLLVAAASTQAVVNIKKGQFLSPQAMKHSVEKVLQTRSARAYTPQSGAASSDTNAAQNSACSSNAEICGAQSGARSSADSSSFALGAQNSCAARSDAQNSAHVCDASSAANSAQSAAQPSGEGMHDLARRYGVWLTERGSTFGYGNLIVDMRSLPIMREFAPVIFDATHSVQMPSTGTTSGGDSRFVPYLARAAAAVGVDGFFYETHPDPAHALSDGPNMLNLQQLERVVAQTLAIQKALGF
- a CDS encoding colicin immunity domain-containing protein — its product is MIEEYIKIIEDFLQNRIDVFEFEKIYWDKFMNDKNFPDEYYEPLNRLLTDIDEFEPDEELRGDDTVGDSLSEEDLRGCAKKALKQITLLK